The Microbispora sp. ZYX-F-249 genomic sequence GTCGCCTGCCTGCCGCTGATGAAGGAGGGCGGCGCGGTCGTCGGCCTGGACTTCGACGCGACCAAGGCGTGGCCGGTCTACGACTGGATGGGCGTGGCCAAGGCCGGGCTCGAGTCCTGCTCCCGCTACCTCGCCCGCGACCTCGGCAGGCACGGCATCCGGGTCAACCTCGTCGCCGCCGGCCCGCTGCGCACGATGGCGGCCAAGAGCATCCCCGGGTTCAAGGAGTTCGAGGACTCCTGGCCGGAGAAGGCCCCGCTCGGGTGGGACCTGGCGGACACCGCCCCCGCCGCCAAGGCGTGCGTCGCGCTGCTGTCGGACTGGTTCCCCGCCACCACCGGTGAGATCGTCCACGTCGACGGCGGCGTCCACGCGATGGGCGCCTGAGCGTCAGCGGGACGGGGCGCCGGCGAACGGGATGGCGGCGGGAGCCGGGTCCTCCGGCGTGTCCACCGGGTGCCGCCACAACCCCCTGCGGCGCAGCAGGGGCAGGACGCCCTCGCCGAACCAGTAGGCCTCTTCCAGGTGCGGGTGACCGGACAGCACGAACTCGTCGATCCCGAGCGCGTGGTACTCCTCGATGCGCTCCGCCACCTCCGTGTGGCTGCCCACCAGCGCCGTGCCCGCGCCGCCGCGGACCAGGCCGACCCCGGCCCACAGGTTCGGCGAGACCTCCAGCGCGTCGGTGCGGCCCCCGTGCAGGGCCCGCATCCGCCGCTGCCCCTCCGACCCGCTGCGCGCGAGGCCGGCCTGCACCGACGCGATGACCGCGGGGTCGAGCGCGGACAGCAGGCGCTCGGCCTCCGCCCACGCCTGCGCCGAGGTGTCCCGGCTGATGACGTGCAGCCGGATCCCGAAGCGCACCTCGCGACCGGCCGCGGCCGCCTCCCGGCGGATCCAGCCGATCTTCTCCGCCACCTGCGCGGGCGGCTCGCCCCAGGTCAGGTAGACGTCGCAGTGCCGCGCCGCCACCCGCCCGGCCGCCGGGGACGACCCGCCGAAGTACACCGCCGGGACCGGGGACGGCACCCGGCTCAGCGCGGCGTCCGTGACGCCGACGTGCCTGCCCGCCAGGGTGACCCGTTCCCCCCGCCACAGGGCGCGGACGACCGTGAGGAACTCGTCGGTGCGCTCGTAGCGCTCGTCCTTGGCGAGGAAGTCGCCGTAGGCGCGCTGCTCGTGGTCCTCGCCGCCGGTGACGACGTTGACCAGCAGACGCCCGCCCGAGTGCCGCTGGAACGTGGCGGCCATCTGCGCGGCGAGCGTGGGCGACAGCAGCCCCGGCCGGAAGGCGACCAGGAACTTCAGCCGCTCGGACCCGGCGACCAGCATGGCGGTGGTCAGCCAGGCGTCCTCGCACCAGGCCCCCGCCGGGGTGAGCGCGCCCTCGAAGCCGAGGTGCTCGGCGGCGCGCACGATCTGGCCGAGGTAGGCCAGGGAGGCCGGACGGTCCCCGCCGGCCGTGGTGACGTCGGTGCCGTGCCCGCCGCCGACGAGGTGGCGGCTGTCGCCGTACGTGGGCAGGAACCAGTGGAACGTCAGCGTCATGACAGTCCCTTCAGGACGCGGCCAGCAGCGGGCGGCGCGCGGCAACGGCCGAGGCGAAGGCGTCGACCACGCGGTAGAGCGGGGCGGCGTGCTCCGGGTCGAGGCCGGCCTCGCCGTCACGGACCGCGATGTGCCGGTCGAGGACGAACCATCCCGGCACGACGTGGTCGGCCCCCAGCGAGGTCAGGACCGGGCGGAGCGCGTAGTCGATGGCCAGCACGTGGGCGGGGCTGCCGCCGGTGACGACCGGCAGCACGACCTTGCCCGCGAGCGCGAACTGCGGCAGCAGATCGAGCACCGTCTTCAGCAGCCCGCTGTAGGCGGCCTTGTACACGGGGGAGGCGACCAGGACGCCGTCCGCCTCCTCGACGAGGCGGACGACCTCGGCGATGCGCGGATGCCGCGTGTCGGCCGACAGCAGCGCCTCCGCGGGCAGGTCGCGCGCCCGCACGCCGTCGACCTCGTGGCCGAGGCGGCGCAGCCGGTCGGCGAGGTGCGCGCAGAGGGCGGCGGTACGCGAGACCGCCGAGGGGCTGCCGGACAGGACGACGATGGTGGACATGGCGGAACCTCCGTCAGATGGGACCGGATCAGATCAGGCCGTGCCGCGGGGGCAGGGTCCGGTTCAGCGCGTACCTGCCGATGTGCTGGATCTTCCAGCGCACGGGATCGTGCAGGGTGTGGGTGCGGGCGTTGCGCCAGTGCCGGTGCAGGTTGAGCGAGTCCAGCGCCGACCTGGTGCCGGACACCTCGAACAGCGCGCCGCTCACCTCGACGGCGGCCGGATCGGCGAAGGCCTTCGCCGTGGCGACCGCGATGGACGCCGCCGCCGCGGTCTCGTCGTCGAGCCGTTCCCGCGCGCGGTCGACCGCCCGCCCGGCCTCGGCCAGCAGGGCCTCGGCGGCCCGTACGGAGACCTCCAGCTCGCCGAACCGCTGGATCGTCAGGGGGTCGTCGGCGGCGTGGCCGGCCCCGCTCTCGAACCACGGCCTGCTGCGGGTGCGGACGAACTCGGCCGCCTCGGTGAGCGCGGCGCGGGCGATGCCCACGTCGATCGCGGCGTGCAGCAGCTGCGCGTGGGCGCCGTGCAGCTGCGGCCCGGTGAAGGTCAGGTGGTGGGGGACGACGCGGCCGGCGGGCACCCGCACGCCCTCCAGCCGGACCGTGCCGCTGGCCGTGGTGCGCTGGCCCATCCCGTCCCAGTCGTCCACGACCGTCAGGCCGGGCGCGCCGGCCGGCACGTACGCGACGACGAGGCGGTCGGCGGGGTCCTTGGCCAGCACGGTGATCCAGTCGGCGAACAGGGCGCCGGTCGAGTAGTGCTTGACGCCGTCGAGGACGAAGCCGCCGTCCTCGGCGGGACGCAGCCGGGTGCGGTAGTCCTGCACGTGCCTGGTGCCCGCCTCCGACTGGGCGTTGCCGAACCGCCTGCCCGCCAGGACCTCGGCGAAGAAGAAGTCCCGCTGCGCCGCCGACCCCTGCTGCCGCAGCACGTTGACGTACACGAAGTGGCTCTGCGGGATCTGGGCGATGTTGGGGTCGGCGGCGGCGAGCAGGCGGACGACCTCGGCCAGCGTGGCGGTCCGCACGTCGGCGCCGCCGTGCTCACGGGGGACGGTGATGCCGAGCAGGCCGCTCAGCGAGAGCTCGGCAAGCTCGGCGACCGGAAGCACGCGGCGGGCGTCCCGTTCGGCGGCGCCGCCGGCGAATTGCCCGGCCAGTTCGGCGGCGACGGCGAGGGCCTCCTCGTCGCCGGTGACGACGTGCGCGGTCCGGGGGGTGTCGACGAGATCGGTCATGGGATCAGGCCCTGGCCGGTTCCACCGGGACGGCGCCCTTCGCCGCGAGTTCCGCCTCCAGCTCGCGGATGATGGGCAGCACGTGGCGGCCGAAATACTCGACCTCCTCGTGGTAGTGCAGGAAACCGAGCAGCAGCAGGCCGACGCCGCGCTTCTTGTACTCGATCGCCCGGTGCGCGATCTGCTCCGGCGTGCCGATGAGGCGGGTGCGGAAGCCGTCGTTGTACTGCACCAGGTCCTCGAAGGAGGAGTCGGCCCACATCCCCCGTCCGTCCTGGGTGGACCTGCCCGCCTGCCGGACCGCGTCGCGGAACCCGTGGACGGCCTCGACATCGGCCTTGGCCACGATCTCGCGCAGCGTCTCGCGCGCCTCGGCCTCGGTGTCCCTGGCGATGAGGAAGCCGTTCAGGCCGAAGCGCACCCGGCGGCCGTGGGCCCGCGCCACCGCGCCGACCTCCTCGATCTGCTCGGTGACGCCGTCGAAGTCCTTGCCGTTGCTGAAGTACCAGTCCGACACCCGGCCGGCCATGGCGCGCGCGGCGGTGGAGTTGCCGCCCTGGAAGATCTCGGGGTGCGGGCGGTCCGGCACGGAGAGGGGTTTGGGCTGCAGGTCGTACCCGTGCAGCCGGTAGAAGTCGCCCTGGAACCTCGCCTTGTCCTCGGTCCAGCTCGCCCGCAGGACGCGGATGAACTCCTCGGCCCGGCGGTAACGCTCGTCGTGCTCCAGCCACGGCTCGCCCAGAGCGGTGAACTCGCCCTTGTACCAGCCGCTCACCACGTTGACGGCGGCCCGGCCGCCCGAAAGGTGGTCGGCGGTGCTGACCAGCTTGGCCAGCACCGCGGGGTGCCACAGGCCGGGGTGCACGGCCGCGA encodes the following:
- the fabI gene encoding enoyl-ACP reductase FabI translates to MGLLDGKRLLVTGVLTDASIAFNVAKLAQEEGAQVVLTGFGRLSLVERIAKRLPEPPPVIELDVQNDDHLDTLADRVGAHLDGLDGVVHSIGFAPQSCLGGNFLNTSWEDVATAVHVSTFSFKSLAVACLPLMKEGGAVVGLDFDATKAWPVYDWMGVAKAGLESCSRYLARDLGRHGIRVNLVAAGPLRTMAAKSIPGFKEFEDSWPEKAPLGWDLADTAPAAKACVALLSDWFPATTGEIVHVDGGVHAMGA
- a CDS encoding LLM class flavin-dependent oxidoreductase; the protein is MTLTFHWFLPTYGDSRHLVGGGHGTDVTTAGGDRPASLAYLGQIVRAAEHLGFEGALTPAGAWCEDAWLTTAMLVAGSERLKFLVAFRPGLLSPTLAAQMAATFQRHSGGRLLVNVVTGGEDHEQRAYGDFLAKDERYERTDEFLTVVRALWRGERVTLAGRHVGVTDAALSRVPSPVPAVYFGGSSPAAGRVAARHCDVYLTWGEPPAQVAEKIGWIRREAAAAGREVRFGIRLHVISRDTSAQAWAEAERLLSALDPAVIASVQAGLARSGSEGQRRMRALHGGRTDALEVSPNLWAGVGLVRGGAGTALVGSHTEVAERIEEYHALGIDEFVLSGHPHLEEAYWFGEGVLPLLRRRGLWRHPVDTPEDPAPAAIPFAGAPSR
- the ssuE gene encoding NADPH-dependent FMN reductase, coding for MSTIVVLSGSPSAVSRTAALCAHLADRLRRLGHEVDGVRARDLPAEALLSADTRHPRIAEVVRLVEEADGVLVASPVYKAAYSGLLKTVLDLLPQFALAGKVVLPVVTGGSPAHVLAIDYALRPVLTSLGADHVVPGWFVLDRHIAVRDGEAGLDPEHAAPLYRVVDAFASAVAARRPLLAAS
- a CDS encoding SfnB family sulfur acquisition oxidoreductase, with protein sequence MTDLVDTPRTAHVVTGDEEALAVAAELAGQFAGGAAERDARRVLPVAELAELSLSGLLGITVPREHGGADVRTATLAEVVRLLAAADPNIAQIPQSHFVYVNVLRQQGSAAQRDFFFAEVLAGRRFGNAQSEAGTRHVQDYRTRLRPAEDGGFVLDGVKHYSTGALFADWITVLAKDPADRLVVAYVPAGAPGLTVVDDWDGMGQRTTASGTVRLEGVRVPAGRVVPHHLTFTGPQLHGAHAQLLHAAIDVGIARAALTEAAEFVRTRSRPWFESGAGHAADDPLTIQRFGELEVSVRAAEALLAEAGRAVDRARERLDDETAAAASIAVATAKAFADPAAVEVSGALFEVSGTRSALDSLNLHRHWRNARTHTLHDPVRWKIQHIGRYALNRTLPPRHGLI
- the sfnG gene encoding dimethylsulfone monooxygenase SfnG, with the translated sequence MSANVSPEPLRFAYWVPNVSGGLVTSTIEQRTDWSYDYNRKLAVLAENNGFEYALSQVRYMASYGAAFQQESTSFSLALLLATERLKVIAAVHPGLWHPAVLAKLVSTADHLSGGRAAVNVVSGWYKGEFTALGEPWLEHDERYRRAEEFIRVLRASWTEDKARFQGDFYRLHGYDLQPKPLSVPDRPHPEIFQGGNSTAARAMAGRVSDWYFSNGKDFDGVTEQIEEVGAVARAHGRRVRFGLNGFLIARDTEAEARETLREIVAKADVEAVHGFRDAVRQAGRSTQDGRGMWADSSFEDLVQYNDGFRTRLIGTPEQIAHRAIEYKKRGVGLLLLGFLHYHEEVEYFGRHVLPIIRELEAELAAKGAVPVEPARA